The following proteins are co-located in the Macadamia integrifolia cultivar HAES 741 chromosome 3, SCU_Mint_v3, whole genome shotgun sequence genome:
- the LOC122074256 gene encoding uncharacterized protein LOC122074256, translating into MKKYGITHRLAIPHHPQTSGQVEVSNWQIKQILKKTINPNRKDWSFRLVDALWSHRNAFKTDLGQSPYRLVYGKACHLSFELEHRSFWAIRSLNFDMPTAGTHSKFQVAELEELRHDAYDNARIYKTKTKASHGRHILRKSFTPSDKIFLYNSRLHIFPSKLRSRWDGPYIVQTIFSHSAIEVLNPSTGANFKANGQQLKPFIELSSSALEQVMYVHEPFYTNDLILPRLAIENSVLYLDLSEVGCDRVVSECDALT; encoded by the exons atgaagaaatatgggatcacccataggCTGGCTATACCCCATCAtcctcaaactagtggccagGTTGAGGTATCCAATTGGCAGATTAAGCAAATATTGAAAAAGACTATCAACCCTAATCGCAAGGATTGGTCTTTTAGACTTGTGGATGCCTTGTGGTCTCATAGAAATGCATTCAAGACTGATCTTGGACAATCTCCTTACCGCCTTGTGTATGGGAAGGCATGCCATCTTTCATTTGAATTAGAACATAGATCCTTTTGGGCTATAAGGAGCCTAAATTTTGATATGCCTACTGCTGGTACTCATAGCAAATTCCAAGTAGCTGAGTTGGAGGAGCTTCGCCATGATGCCTATGACAATGCTAGGATTTATAAGACAAAAACCAAGGCTTCTCATGGTAGACACATCCTTAGGAAGTCTTTCACACCTAGTGATAAGATTTTTCTTTACAATTCTAGGTTGCATATTTTTCCAAGTAAGTTGAGATCTCGTTGGGATGGTCCTTATATTGTCCAGACTATTTTTTCTCATAGTGCTATTGAGGTGTTGAACCCTAGCACAGGTGCAAATTTCAAGGCCAATGGTCAACagttgaagcccttcattgagttgtcATCTTCTGCTCTAGAACAGGTCATGTATGtccatgaacctttttacacAAATGACTTAATTTTacccag GTTAGCTATTGAGAATTCAGTGTTGTACCTTGATCTATCAGAGGTGGGGTGTGAtagagtggtatcagagtgtgatgctctaACTTAA